One segment of Mus caroli chromosome 6, CAROLI_EIJ_v1.1, whole genome shotgun sequence DNA contains the following:
- the LOC110296996 gene encoding solute carrier family 23 member 1-like: MNSSRNLFVFGFSIYCGLAIPNWVNKNPEKLQTGILQLDQVIQVLLTTGMFVGGFLGFVLDNTIPGKAAGTSQLGLWTSEQCQGSWSFCQAVHGTPWGWSQDKAWPTLVSLSCCRKT, translated from the exons ATGAATTCATCCAGGAACCTCTTCGTGTTTGGCTTCTCCATCTACTGTGGGCTCGCCATCCCCAACTGGGTGAACAAGAATCCTGAGAAGCTGCAGACAG GGATTCTCCAGCTGGATCAGGTCATCCAGGTGCTCCTGACCACAGGCATGTTTGTCGGTGGATTTCTGGGCTTCGTCTTGGACAACACCATCCCTGGTAAGGCTGCAGGTACCTCACAGCTGGGCTTGTGGACATCTGAGCAGTGTCAGGGCAGTTGGAGCTTCTGCCAGGCTGTTCACGGCACACCCTGGGGCTGGAGTCAGGATAAGGCCTGGCCTACTTTAGTCAGCTTGAGCTGCTGCAGAAAAACATGA
- the Stra8 gene encoding stimulated by retinoic acid gene 8 protein homolog, with protein MATPGEGNQPSDDGAPQPVAQLQKLEPRVVRRRLSQARHRATLVGLFNNLRKAVFSQSDITASKWQVLNRTKIHIQEQEESLDKLLKLKASFNLQDGNPNSLEEVKEEYARMYSENDSVFLNSFLQDSPPEWFPSEAVGPDAEEEGEEEGEEEGRGGGGEGDEEGEEEEENGEEREGEEYQEEEEEEEEEKKVNLSHSSSTLLPDLMEFERYLNFYKQTMDLLTMNSIISAHEVTLPIVSAAISHLWQTLSEEKKARLLQVWEQQHSAFVDLTEACLELAGVEGSMKDSGVDSQGASCSLESTPEEILFEDAFDVASFLDKSEAQHVSNISSMFATCNSENPEEKFQLYIQIIEFFKSLGCVNTPLNQEPDPPVDDDVMLLKCLETFDDL; from the exons ATGGCCACCCCTGGAGAAGGCAACCAACCCAGTGATGATGGGGCACCCCAGCCAGTGGCGCAGCTGCAGAAGCTTGAGCCCCGGGTGGTCCGCAGACGCCTGTCCCAGGCCCGCCATCGAGCCACCCTGGTAGGGCTCTTCAACAACCTAAGGAAGGCAGTTTTCTCCCAGTCTGATATCACAGCCTCAAAG TGGCAGGTACTGAATAGGACAAAGATTCATATTCAGGAACAGGAAGAAAGCCTGGATAAGTTGCTGAAGCTCAAAG CATCCTTCAACCTGCAAGATGGGAATCCCAACAGCTTAGAGGAGGTCAAGGAAGAATATGCCAGAATGTACTCTGAGAATGACAG TGTATTCCTAAACAGCTTTCTTCAGGACAGCCCCCCTGAGTGGTTCCCCTCTGAGGCTGTTGGACCGGAtgctgaagaagaaggagaagaagaaggagaagaagaaggaagaggaggaggaggagaaggagacgaagaaggagaagaagaagaagaaaacggtgaagagagagagggagaggagtaccaggaagaggaagaagaggaagaggaggagaaaaaagtcaatctctcccactcctcctccactCTGTTGCCGGACCTCATGGAATTTGAACG GTATCTCAACTTTTACAAGCAGACCATGGACCTCCTGACCATGAACAGCATCATCTCTGCACATGAAGTGACACTCCCTATTGTCTCTGCCGCCATCTCCCACCTGTGGCAGACTCTCTCTGAGGAGAAAAAGGCCAGACTCCTGCAGGTGTGGGAACAGCAGCACAGCGCCTTCGTAGACCTCACCGAGGCCTGTCTAGAGCTGGCCGGGGTGGAGGGCAGCATGAAGGACAGCGGTGTGGACAGCCAGGGAGCAAGCTGCTCGCTGGAGTCCACCCCAGAAGAG ATCctttttgaagatgcttttgaCGTGGCAAGTTTCCTGGACAAGAGCGAGGCCCAGCATGTGTCTAACATCAG CTCTATGTTTGCCACCTGCAACTCAGAAAATCCAGAGGAGAAATTTCAGCTCTACATACAGATCATTGAGTTTTTCAAAAGCCTTGGCTGTGTTAACACTCCATTAAACCAG GAACCAGATCCCCCAGTCGATGATGATGTGATGTTGCTGAAGTGCCTGGAGACCTTTGACGATCTGTAA